The Polymorphobacter megasporae genome window below encodes:
- a CDS encoding ankyrin repeat domain-containing protein, whose amino-acid sequence MRSGIIAFAAIASIAIAGPAAAQFSDSYNFIKAVRDKDVTKAREILNKPGTTIINAREQSTGDAPIHIVVRQRDIAWLGFLLQANADPNIRDRDGNSPLLLAATARFAEGVRVLLLVHANVDQRNNSGETPLIKAVQANDLDDTKLLLDAGANPDLADNSAGFSARQYAAQGAHQQMVKLLAEAKSRISAPVQGPPR is encoded by the coding sequence ATGCGCTCAGGCATCATCGCATTTGCCGCCATCGCATCGATCGCCATTGCGGGTCCAGCAGCGGCGCAGTTTTCGGACTCGTACAACTTCATCAAGGCGGTCCGCGACAAGGACGTCACCAAGGCGCGCGAGATCCTCAACAAGCCGGGCACGACGATCATCAACGCCCGCGAGCAGTCGACCGGCGACGCCCCGATCCACATCGTCGTCCGCCAGCGCGATATCGCGTGGCTCGGCTTCCTCCTTCAGGCGAATGCCGATCCGAACATCCGCGACCGCGACGGCAATTCACCGCTGCTGCTTGCCGCGACGGCGCGCTTTGCCGAAGGCGTCCGCGTCCTGCTGCTGGTCCACGCCAATGTCGACCAGCGCAACAATTCGGGCGAAACCCCGCTGATCAAAGCGGTCCAGGCGAACGATCTCGACGACACCAAGCTGCTGCTCGACGCCGGGGCCAACCCCGACCTCGCCGACAACAGCGCGGGTTTTTCGGCACGCCAATATGCAGCGCAAGGCGCGCACCAGCAGATGGTCAAGCTGCTGGCCGAGGCCAAGTCGCGCATCTCAGCTCCGGTTCAAGGGCCGCCGCGATGA
- a CDS encoding ActS/PrrB/RegB family redox-sensitive histidine kinase, producing MAGAARAAYNLRTVENTRSFVSAAIERPGVRVRTLVSLRWIAIAGQFGTLIVVGLDLDYPLAWPSLIAAVAAAAVLNVGLWTLYPRNARFNGRDALLQFAFDLVQAGVLLFLTGGLKNPFVVLLIVPVTISATLLSARGTLLLTAMASAIVFVLWRWALPLPWMGPPVILPPVYRFGVVVAIALAGTFLAGYTWLVSAEARKRAHALVATQSALERESRMSALGSLAAAAAHELGGPLGTITLIARELADSLGDDPDFGEDVRLLNREASRSRAILIGIARRAEAEDPFPRLSLDALLHEVAHPLEPARVPIHVAAAGGAAPMIRRTPELLHGVANLVTNAVRHAGSAVTLTATTTPTEVCISVVDDGGGFSDSMLPHLGEPFLGPSVSGSGGTGLGIFIATTLLERTGGRLKFSNRRSGGAQVDVRWLRSHIEVQELE from the coding sequence ATGGCGGGTGCGGCGCGCGCGGCGTATAACCTGCGTACAGTGGAGAATACCCGTTCCTTCGTATCGGCGGCGATCGAGCGGCCCGGCGTTCGCGTCCGAACGCTAGTGTCGCTGCGCTGGATCGCGATTGCGGGGCAATTCGGGACGCTGATCGTCGTCGGGCTCGACCTCGACTACCCGCTGGCATGGCCGTCGCTGATCGCCGCCGTCGCCGCGGCGGCGGTGCTCAACGTCGGGTTGTGGACGCTGTACCCGCGCAACGCGCGGTTCAACGGGCGCGACGCGCTGCTCCAGTTCGCTTTCGATCTCGTCCAGGCCGGGGTGCTGCTGTTCCTCACCGGCGGCTTGAAAAACCCGTTCGTCGTCCTGTTGATCGTTCCCGTCACGATTTCGGCGACATTATTGTCGGCGCGCGGGACGCTGCTGCTGACCGCGATGGCATCGGCGATCGTCTTTGTCCTGTGGCGCTGGGCGCTGCCGCTGCCGTGGATGGGCCCGCCGGTAATCCTGCCGCCGGTATACCGCTTCGGCGTCGTCGTCGCGATCGCGCTCGCGGGGACTTTCCTCGCCGGATATACGTGGCTCGTGTCGGCCGAGGCGCGCAAGCGGGCACACGCGCTGGTCGCGACACAGTCGGCACTCGAACGCGAGTCGAGGATGTCGGCGCTGGGCAGCCTCGCCGCCGCCGCGGCGCACGAACTCGGCGGTCCGCTCGGCACGATCACGCTGATCGCGCGCGAGCTCGCCGACAGCCTCGGCGACGATCCCGATTTCGGCGAGGATGTCCGCCTGCTCAACCGCGAGGCCTCGCGCAGCCGCGCGATTCTTATCGGTATCGCCCGCCGTGCCGAGGCCGAAGACCCCTTCCCCCGGCTGTCGCTCGACGCACTGCTCCACGAAGTCGCGCATCCGCTCGAGCCGGCGCGGGTCCCGATCCATGTTGCGGCGGCGGGCGGCGCCGCGCCGATGATCCGCCGCACTCCCGAGTTGCTCCACGGTGTCGCCAACCTCGTGACGAATGCCGTTCGCCACGCCGGATCGGCGGTCACGCTGACCGCGACGACCACGCCGACCGAGGTGTGCATCAGCGTCGTCGACGATGGCGGCGGATTTTCCGACTCGATGCTGCCGCATCTTGGCGAACCATTCCTCGGGCCATCGGTGTCGGGGTCGGGGGGCACGGGACTGGGTATCTTCAT